Proteins encoded within one genomic window of Acinetobacter sp. WCHA55:
- the nusB gene encoding transcription antitermination factor NusB → MSQTLQATYAAKRKARRFAVQGIYEWQMSHNPVHEIEARTRVENAMHKVDLSYYHELLTQVVANHEALDALLIPVLDRDVSALDGVELATLRLGAYELKEHLEIPYRVVLDEAIELAKHFGGADSHKYINGVLDRLATTLRAAEKQQANSQ, encoded by the coding sequence ATGTCGCAAACATTGCAAGCAACTTATGCAGCAAAACGTAAAGCACGTCGCTTTGCTGTACAAGGAATTTACGAATGGCAAATGAGCCACAATCCAGTCCATGAGATTGAAGCACGTACACGTGTGGAAAATGCCATGCACAAAGTGGATCTGAGCTATTATCATGAATTGTTAACCCAAGTGGTTGCCAATCATGAAGCATTGGATGCGCTCTTAATCCCTGTACTTGATCGCGACGTTTCTGCGCTTGACGGCGTTGAACTTGCGACCCTTCGTTTAGGCGCATATGAACTCAAGGAACATCTTGAAATTCCATATCGTGTGGTTTTAGACGAAGCGATCGAGCTTGCTAAACATTTTGGCGGTGCAGACAGCCATAAATACATCAATGGTGTATTAGATCGTTTAGCAACAACTTTACGTGCAGCAGAAAAACAACAAGCGAACTCACAGTAG
- the thiL gene encoding thiamine-phosphate kinase, with amino-acid sequence MAEFSIIDTYFNRKSSHSVDLGVGDDSALLTPPPQQQLVICADTLVAGRHFPLNTSPHAIGWKSVAVNLSDIAAMGAKPQSILLALSLPQIDHDWLKGFSQGLYDCCDQFGVSLIGGDTTQSPHLTISVTALGWVDIGQAVTRATAQVGDLICVSGTVGDAAFALQHLGHPLQRRLDYPTPRCELGQALKGLAHSMIDVSDGLAQDLSHILKASHVGATLQLDQLPINSTLQDLTREQQWQYALAGGDDYELCFTISPQNYEKLLQQQNHTSIKVIGKIDAESGLRFQQNGLDHSLQFTGYQHFA; translated from the coding sequence ATGGCTGAGTTTTCGATCATTGATACCTATTTTAATCGTAAGAGTTCTCATTCTGTCGATTTAGGCGTCGGTGACGACTCAGCCTTGCTCACCCCACCACCGCAGCAACAATTGGTCATTTGTGCCGATACCTTGGTTGCTGGACGTCACTTCCCTCTTAATACCAGCCCCCATGCGATTGGCTGGAAATCTGTCGCAGTCAATTTATCTGATATCGCCGCAATGGGCGCGAAACCTCAGAGTATTTTACTGGCCTTGAGCTTACCCCAAATTGATCATGACTGGCTCAAAGGCTTTAGTCAGGGTTTATATGATTGCTGTGATCAATTTGGCGTGAGTTTAATTGGTGGAGACACCACCCAAAGTCCACATCTCACCATTTCAGTGACTGCACTGGGTTGGGTCGATATTGGTCAAGCAGTCACTCGCGCTACCGCTCAAGTGGGTGATTTGATTTGTGTCAGTGGCACTGTAGGAGATGCTGCTTTTGCCTTGCAACACTTGGGCCATCCTCTGCAACGACGTTTAGACTACCCCACCCCACGCTGTGAACTGGGTCAAGCACTCAAAGGTTTGGCGCATAGTATGATTGATGTGTCCGATGGCTTAGCACAAGACTTAAGTCATATCTTAAAAGCATCCCATGTGGGCGCGACCCTACAGCTTGATCAATTGCCCATCAACTCCACGCTACAAGATTTAACACGAGAACAACAATGGCAATATGCTTTGGCGGGTGGCGATGACTATGAATTATGCTTTACAATAAGTCCGCAGAATTATGAAAAACTTTTGCAACAACAAAACCATACCAGCATCAAAGTCATTGGAAAAATTGATGCCGAAAGTGGTCTGCGTTTTCAACAAAATGGCTTAGACCATTCCTTGCAATTTACTGGATATCAACACTTTGCATAA
- a CDS encoding phosphatidylglycerophosphatase A — protein MDINTLHKPPILFRQMSWYDRFIVFCGVGFGSGLAPKAPGTFGSAFALLFVPIWLAIGLSSTIIAIILMSLIGIYICGHTAKVMGVHDDGRIVWDEFAGQSITFLPVLYLGQMNWLWLLLGFILFRIFDVWKPWPIRVIDQKVEGGFGIMLDDLIAGLWAALCIGLYFYFTVA, from the coding sequence CTGGATATCAACACTTTGCATAAGCCCCCGATTCTCTTTCGCCAGATGTCTTGGTATGACCGTTTCATCGTGTTTTGCGGTGTAGGGTTTGGCTCAGGGCTAGCCCCCAAAGCACCAGGAACGTTTGGTTCTGCATTCGCGTTGCTGTTTGTCCCGATTTGGCTTGCAATTGGCTTATCCAGCACCATTATTGCCATCATCCTGATGTCTCTGATTGGCATTTATATCTGTGGGCATACTGCCAAAGTGATGGGCGTACATGATGATGGACGTATTGTATGGGATGAGTTTGCTGGCCAATCCATCACCTTTTTGCCTGTCCTGTATTTAGGGCAAATGAATTGGCTCTGGCTACTGCTGGGTTTTATTTTATTTCGTATTTTTGATGTGTGGAAACCGTGGCCGATTCGCGTCATTGACCAAAAAGTCGAGGGTGGTTTTGGCATTATGCTCGATGACCTGATTGCAGGGCTATGGGCTGCGCTTTGTATTGGGCTTTATTTTTATTTCACTGTGGCCTAG
- the glmU gene encoding bifunctional UDP-N-acetylglucosamine diphosphorylase/glucosamine-1-phosphate N-acetyltransferase GlmU, which translates to MSTTVIILAAGKGTRMRSSLPKVLQPLAGRPLLGHVIDTAKKLNAANIITIYGHGGARVQETFTHEKIEWVKQAEQLGTGHAVQMTLPVLPQEGSSLILSGDVPCISQNTLQKLLNATAETGIGLVTLTLADATGYGRIVRENGQIQAIVEHKDATTEQHQIKEINTGIYCVSNAKLHEWLPRLSNNNAQGEYYLTDIVAMALADGMQVASVEPKQAFEVEGVNDRIQLAALERQFQTDQAKKLMQQGVHLIDPSRFDLRGNLTVGQDVRIDINVIIEGECEFGDHVEIGAGCIIKNAKIAAGTKVQPYSIFDNAMVGEDAQIGPFARLRPGAKLAAEVHIGNFVEVKNTSIGFGSKANHFTYLGDAEIGAGSNIGAGTITCNYDGANKFKTIIGDAAFIGSNSSLVAPVTIGNGATVGAGSTITRDVAENSLAVERSKQVEKENYQRPQKMKK; encoded by the coding sequence ATGTCAACGACTGTTATTATTCTTGCTGCAGGTAAAGGAACACGTATGCGTTCTTCTTTACCCAAAGTACTACAACCACTTGCAGGACGTCCTTTACTTGGTCATGTCATCGACACTGCAAAAAAATTAAATGCAGCCAATATTATTACGATTTATGGACACGGCGGTGCGCGAGTTCAAGAAACGTTTACTCATGAAAAGATTGAATGGGTGAAACAAGCAGAGCAACTCGGAACTGGCCATGCGGTGCAAATGACACTCCCTGTCCTTCCACAGGAAGGCAGCTCACTGATTTTATCAGGCGATGTACCTTGTATCTCTCAAAATACGCTACAAAAATTACTCAATGCAACAGCCGAGACAGGCATTGGTCTAGTGACTTTAACTTTAGCCGATGCAACAGGTTATGGCCGTATTGTGCGTGAGAATGGTCAAATTCAAGCGATTGTTGAACATAAAGATGCGACTACAGAGCAGCATCAGATTAAAGAAATTAATACGGGTATCTACTGTGTCAGCAATGCCAAACTACATGAGTGGTTACCACGCTTAAGCAATAATAATGCACAAGGTGAATATTACCTCACGGATATCGTTGCAATGGCCTTGGCTGATGGGATGCAAGTGGCATCGGTTGAGCCTAAACAAGCCTTCGAAGTTGAAGGGGTCAATGATCGTATCCAACTCGCTGCATTAGAACGTCAATTTCAAACAGATCAAGCCAAAAAGCTGATGCAGCAAGGTGTCCATCTGATTGACCCAAGTCGCTTTGACCTTCGTGGAAATTTAACCGTTGGACAGGACGTACGCATTGACATCAATGTGATTATTGAAGGCGAATGTGAATTCGGTGACCACGTAGAAATTGGTGCAGGTTGTATCATCAAAAACGCCAAGATCGCAGCAGGTACAAAAGTTCAGCCGTATAGTATTTTTGATAATGCAATGGTTGGTGAAGATGCGCAGATTGGTCCTTTTGCTCGTTTACGACCAGGTGCAAAACTGGCAGCTGAAGTGCATATTGGTAACTTCGTTGAAGTCAAAAACACCAGCATTGGCTTCGGTTCAAAAGCTAACCACTTTACCTATTTAGGTGATGCTGAAATTGGTGCAGGCTCGAACATTGGTGCTGGGACTATTACCTGTAATTATGATGGTGCAAATAAATTTAAAACCATCATTGGTGATGCTGCATTTATTGGCTCCAACAGCTCATTGGTTGCACCTGTCACGATTGGCAATGGGGCAACCGTCGGCGCAGGTTCAACCATTACCCGTGATGTTGCAGAGAATAGTTTAGCGGTAGAACGCTCTAAGCAAGTTGAAAAAGAAAACTATCAACGTCCACAAAAGATGAAGAAATAA
- the glmS gene encoding glutamine--fructose-6-phosphate transaminase (isomerizing) codes for MCGIVGGVAERSITNILIEGLKRLEYRGYDSAGLALVNQGQVLRERRVGKVSNLEEAVSQSGILGSLGIAHTRWATHGKPTEDNAHPHISGDVAVVHNGIIENYQELKDDLEALGYVFTSQTDTEVVAHLVKDALKSTPSLLEAVQQVVPQLKGAYALGIVHTDHPDELITVREGSPLVIGVGIGENFISSDQLALLPITNRFIYLEEGDIARLTRNSIEVFVAGQRVERPIKELDAAVSNASKGEYKHYMLKEIYEQPEAIQQTISQALDGNALREDFLSKAVVDFQKIHQIQIIACGTSYHAGMIAKYWFEQLIDLPCQVEIASEFRYRSPVIVNHTLYVCISQSGETADTLAALRDTQKRAAVKGANITTMTICNVATSSMVRETNHSLLTLAGPEIGVASTKAFTTQLAALMLLVLKIGTVKKSISVQHVAEITAELWHTPKVILDTLRNDPEILRLSELFVEKQHCLFLGRGTNFPIALEGALKLKEISYIHAEGYAAGELKHGPLALVDNDMPVVILAPKDDMLDKLKSNMEEVQARGGELFVFADENSGIKAKDRQHVVYVPSISPILAPIVYSVPVQLLSYHVAVLRGTDVDQPRNLAKSVTVE; via the coding sequence ATGTGCGGTATTGTCGGTGGCGTTGCAGAACGTAGTATTACCAATATTTTAATTGAAGGTTTAAAGCGCCTTGAATATCGTGGCTATGACTCTGCGGGTTTAGCGCTGGTCAATCAAGGTCAAGTTTTACGTGAAAGACGTGTCGGTAAAGTTTCAAATTTAGAAGAAGCTGTTAGTCAATCGGGTATTCTCGGTTCTCTGGGTATTGCACATACCCGTTGGGCAACCCATGGTAAACCCACTGAAGATAATGCACATCCGCACATTTCAGGCGATGTTGCTGTAGTCCATAACGGTATTATTGAAAACTACCAAGAACTCAAAGATGATCTTGAAGCTCTAGGCTATGTCTTTACCTCACAAACCGATACCGAAGTGGTCGCTCACTTAGTGAAGGATGCCTTAAAGTCTACTCCAAGCTTACTGGAAGCTGTGCAACAAGTCGTGCCTCAGCTTAAAGGAGCTTATGCACTGGGTATCGTACATACGGACCATCCAGATGAATTAATTACCGTGCGTGAAGGTTCACCTTTAGTCATTGGCGTCGGCATTGGTGAAAACTTTATCAGTTCAGATCAATTGGCTTTACTACCGATTACCAATCGTTTTATTTACCTTGAAGAAGGTGATATTGCTCGTTTAACTCGCAATAGCATTGAAGTTTTTGTCGCTGGTCAACGGGTCGAGCGCCCAATCAAAGAATTAGATGCTGCCGTCAGTAATGCATCTAAAGGTGAATATAAACATTACATGCTCAAAGAAATTTATGAGCAACCCGAAGCGATTCAACAAACCATTTCTCAAGCCCTAGATGGCAATGCACTGCGGGAAGATTTTCTTTCCAAAGCAGTCGTGGATTTCCAAAAAATTCATCAAATCCAAATCATTGCCTGTGGGACCAGCTACCATGCAGGAATGATTGCCAAATATTGGTTTGAACAACTGATTGATTTACCATGCCAAGTGGAAATTGCCAGCGAATTCCGCTATCGTAGCCCTGTCATTGTCAATCACACACTTTATGTCTGCATTTCACAATCTGGTGAAACCGCTGATACTTTAGCCGCACTACGTGATACCCAAAAGCGTGCTGCAGTAAAAGGTGCCAACATCACCACCATGACTATTTGTAATGTCGCAACATCGTCTATGGTACGTGAAACCAATCATAGCTTGCTTACGCTGGCAGGTCCTGAAATTGGTGTAGCATCGACCAAAGCGTTTACCACGCAGCTTGCAGCACTGATGTTATTGGTACTCAAAATCGGTACAGTTAAGAAAAGCATTTCTGTACAGCATGTGGCGGAGATTACGGCTGAACTCTGGCATACCCCTAAAGTAATTTTAGATACCTTACGTAATGACCCTGAAATTTTACGTTTATCTGAACTTTTCGTAGAGAAGCAGCACTGCTTATTCTTAGGTCGTGGCACAAATTTCCCAATCGCACTTGAAGGCGCATTGAAACTCAAAGAGATTTCATATATCCATGCTGAAGGCTATGCCGCAGGTGAACTTAAACATGGTCCGCTCGCTTTAGTGGACAATGACATGCCTGTGGTGATTCTCGCACCGAAAGATGACATGCTCGATAAACTCAAATCCAATATGGAAGAGGTTCAAGCCCGTGGTGGTGAACTCTTTGTCTTTGCCGATGAAAATAGCGGTATTAAAGCCAAAGACCGTCAGCATGTGGTTTATGTACCAAGCATTAGCCCAATACTGGCACCTATTGTTTATAGCGTGCCGGTACAACTGCTGTCTTATCATGTTGCAGTCCTTCGTGGTACGGATGTCGATCAACCTCGAAACCTCGCTAAATCGGTCACTGTAGAATAA
- a CDS encoding phosphomannomutase, with the protein MSQLTCFKAYDIRGKLGTELNEEIAYKIGRAYGQIYQPQTVVIGCDIRLTSESLKQATIQGLNDAGVNVLDLGMTGTEEVYFGAFHLDVQGGIEITASHNPMDYNGMKLVREQARPIGADSGLAEIQALAESGAFTEVTQKGSTTPYNILPEFIEHLMGYITPAKIRPLKLVVNAGNGAAGHVIDAIEEKFKALNIPVEFIKIHHEANGHFPNGIPNPILVENRDSTRHAVLEHRADMGIAWDGDFDRCFLFDEKGQFIEGYYIVGLLAQAFLLKQSGEKIVHDPRLIWNTFDVVEKYQGTPIQSKSGHSFIKDTMREHNAVYGGEMSAHHYFRDFSYCDSGMIPWLLVVSVLSETGQSLSSLVEEMIIKFPCSGEINFKVADTQATIQKLFDHFADQNPSIDQTDGVSLDFGAWRFNVRASNTEPLLRLNIESRLDQHPKPMQDYVDELTRLIQN; encoded by the coding sequence ATGTCGCAACTTACCTGCTTTAAAGCCTATGATATTCGTGGCAAGCTCGGGACAGAGCTAAATGAAGAAATTGCCTATAAAATTGGCCGTGCATATGGGCAAATTTATCAACCCCAAACTGTAGTTATCGGTTGCGATATCCGTCTGACCAGTGAAAGTCTCAAACAAGCCACTATTCAGGGCTTAAATGATGCTGGGGTGAATGTCCTTGATCTTGGTATGACAGGTACCGAAGAGGTTTACTTTGGCGCATTTCATCTCGATGTTCAAGGCGGTATTGAGATTACGGCGAGCCACAACCCCATGGATTACAATGGGATGAAACTGGTTCGTGAACAAGCGCGCCCTATTGGCGCAGATAGCGGTCTGGCGGAAATCCAAGCCTTGGCAGAATCGGGAGCATTTACGGAAGTCACGCAAAAAGGTTCAACCACACCTTATAATATTCTGCCTGAATTTATTGAACATCTCATGGGGTATATTACCCCTGCTAAAATCCGCCCATTAAAATTGGTCGTGAATGCAGGAAATGGTGCAGCAGGTCATGTCATTGATGCGATCGAAGAAAAATTTAAAGCATTAAATATCCCTGTTGAATTTATCAAAATTCACCATGAAGCCAATGGTCATTTCCCGAATGGCATTCCTAACCCAATTTTAGTTGAAAATCGCGATAGCACACGTCATGCAGTGCTTGAACATCGTGCAGATATGGGCATTGCATGGGATGGCGATTTCGACCGCTGCTTCTTGTTTGATGAAAAAGGACAGTTTATTGAAGGCTATTATATTGTTGGTCTTTTAGCACAAGCCTTCTTACTGAAACAATCAGGCGAGAAAATTGTCCATGACCCGCGTCTGATTTGGAATACTTTTGATGTCGTAGAGAAATATCAAGGCACCCCTATTCAGTCGAAATCAGGGCATTCCTTTATTAAAGACACCATGCGTGAGCACAATGCCGTTTATGGCGGCGAAATGTCTGCACACCATTATTTCCGCGATTTTTCTTATTGCGATAGTGGAATGATTCCATGGTTGTTGGTTGTTTCTGTACTGTCTGAAACGGGACAATCTTTGTCCTCATTGGTTGAAGAAATGATCATTAAATTTCCTTGCTCAGGGGAAATCAATTTCAAAGTCGCAGATACTCAAGCCACGATTCAAAAACTATTTGACCATTTTGCAGATCAGAATCCAAGTATTGACCAAACAGATGGCGTAAGTTTAGATTTTGGTGCTTGGCGCTTCAACGTACGTGCTTCAAACACAGAGCCTTTATTACGTTTAAATATTGAAAGTCGTTTAGACCAACATCCAAAGCCAATGCAAGATTATGTGGATGAACTGACACGATTAATTCAAAATTAA